In Numidum massiliense, a single genomic region encodes these proteins:
- a CDS encoding twin-arginine translocase TatA/TatE family subunit, translating to MPSIGVPGLIIILVVALLLFGPSKLPELGRAVGTTLKEFKRATRELTADDSDKSQKEGEDKR from the coding sequence ATGCCGAGCATCGGTGTTCCTGGTTTGATCATTATATTAGTTGTCGCCTTACTTCTATTCGGTCCGAGTAAGTTGCCGGAACTCGGTCGCGCCGTCGGGACGACGCTGAAAGAATTTAAGCGCGCCACGCGTGAGCTGACCGCGGACGACAGCGACAAGTCACAAAAAGAGGGGGAAGATAAACGATGA